One Alnus glutinosa chromosome 3, dhAlnGlut1.1, whole genome shotgun sequence genomic region harbors:
- the LOC133863315 gene encoding zinc finger BED domain-containing protein RICESLEEPER 2-like: MIESALTQWGIDSVFTITVDNASANDVGIEYMRKRMKNKSDTVLGGDFLHMRCAAHILNLVVHEGLKDLGDCVTNIRNAVRYVRSSPERMSKFKECIEREKIKCKNMVCLDVPTRWNSTYLMLTTAEKYQRAFDLLGEDEHNHFVVPQPIDWENARAFATFLQTFYEATLKFSGSTHVTSNSYFLQLCIIQNTLNDGCLSEDEVLSSMKALVFWLKKCNGPMWADQIEAKVRDLLNRLIEQYNKFHGRGVGESSNIVEDTRRVDVNPICGDGDKETQYRNMFSQHLVAENDLESIARDVLAIPISTVASESAFSNGGRVLDTFRSSLSLLTVEALICTQDWLKNRPMIYEEVFQDFMESYDEPGV; this comes from the exons ATGATAGAGAGTGCATTGACTCAGTGGGGGATTGATAGTGTGTTCACTATTACAGTCGATAATGCCTCAGCCAATGATGTGGGGATTGAGTATATGAGAAAGAGGATGAAGAACAAGAGTGATACTGTTTTAGGAGGAGATTTTCTTCACATGCGTTGTGCCGCTCATATTTTAAACCTTGTTGTGCATGAAGGCTTGAAAGACTTAGGTGACTGTGTTACTAATATAAGGAACGCAGTGAGATATGTGAGGTCTTCACCGGAGAGGATGTCAAAGTTTAAAGAGTGTATAGAGcgggaaaaaattaaatgtaaaaacatgGTGTGTttagatgttccaactagatggaactctacatattTGATGTTGACCACTGCTGAGAAGTACCAAAGAGCTTTTGACCTATTGGGGGAGGATGAGCATAATCATTTTGTTGTTCCTCAACCTATTGATTGGGAAAATGCTAGGGCATTTGCGACATTTTTGCAAACTTTTTATGAAGCTACATTGAAGTTCTCTGGTTCAACTCATGTCACTtccaattcatattttttgcaactttgtattattcaaaatactttgaatgaTGGTTGTCTCAGTGAAGATGAGGTCTTGAGTTCT ATGAAGGCattggtgttttggttgaaaaaatgtaATGGGCCTATGTGGGCGGATCAAATAGAGGCAAAAGTGAGAGACCTcctgaatcgtttaattgaGCAATACAATAAGTTTCATGGGAGGGGAGTAGGGGAGTCATCTAACATTGTTGAAGATACAAGAAGAGTAGATGTCAATCCTATTTGTGGTGATGGAGATAAAGAGACACAATATAGGAATATGTTTTCCCAACACCTTGTCGCAGAGAATGACTTGGAAT CCATAGCTCGTGATGTATTGGCCATCCCTATTTCCACCGTTGCCTCTGAGTCTGCCTTTAGCAACGGAGGACGTGTATTGGATACCTTTAGGAGTTCATTGTCTCTGCTTACCGTTGAGGCCTTGATTTGCACACAAGACTGGTTGAAGAATCGCCCAATGATCTATGAGGAAGTGTTTCAGGACTTTATGGAAAGCTATGATGAACCTG GGGTCTAA